A region of Ornithodoros turicata isolate Travis chromosome 5, ASM3712646v1, whole genome shotgun sequence DNA encodes the following proteins:
- the LOC135394413 gene encoding GTP-binding protein 8-like isoform X3: MKFKFAPLDSVDAECTFTVHKQKLNVQLNFTPTNVAFMGRSNVGKSSLIKALFSRAPKLEVKTSKKPGHTKTINFFGVGKRFCIVDMPGYGFRQPKDFAEFASKFLTSRTNLKRTFLLLDGNVGFANADQDAIEMFETLKVPYGRNSLNGTCQVKQRWPPPLPAPRYRKTPFVIKQLVITKIDKARDGQLLKNLAFIQNLRDKYMSPLCFPQPFLVSSLTLEGIAYLQYFIAYISGECK, from the exons ATGAAGTTCAAGTTTGCCCCACTGGATTCTGTGGATGCCGAATGTACCTTCACTGTTCACAAGCAAAAGCTTAACGTACAACTAAACTTCACACCCACAAAT GTTGCCTTCATGGGTCGCAGCAATGTTGGGAAATCTTCACTTATAAAGGCTCTCTTCTCACGTGCCCCCAAATTAGAAGTTAAAACATCGAAGAAACCA GGACATACTAAAACAATCAACTTCTTTGGAGTTGGGAAGAGGTTCTGCATTGTGGACATGCCTGGCTATGGATTCAGGCAGCCAAAGGATTTCGCTGAATTTGCATCCAAATTCCTGACAAGCCGAACAAA CCTCAAGAGAACGTTCCTGCTGCTGGATGGGAATGTAGGATTTGCAAATGCTGACCAAGATGCAATTGAAATGTTTGAAACTCTGAAGGTACCATATGGA AGAAATTCGTTAAATGGAACCTGCCAAGTGaaacaaagatggccgccgcCACTACCTGCACCACGCTACCGCAAAACGCcatttgtcataaaacag CTTGTCATCACAAAGATTGATAAAGCCAGGGATGGTCAGCTGTTGAAGAACTTGGCATTTATACAAAACCTAAGAGACAAATACATGTCACCTCTATGTTTTCCTCAGCCATTTTTGGTCAG CTCTCTAACACTGGAAGGAATTGCTTACCTACAGTACTTCATTGCATATATTTCTGGAGAATGTAAGTAA